Proteins encoded by one window of Lathyrus oleraceus cultivar Zhongwan6 chromosome 1, CAAS_Psat_ZW6_1.0, whole genome shotgun sequence:
- the LOC127115793 gene encoding flowering-promoting factor 1-like protein 1, producing the protein MSGVWVFKNGVVRLVDGAEAMEGGRQGSGGRRKVLVHTASNEIITSYAVLERKLSSLGWERYYDDPDLLQFHKRSTVHLISLPMDFNRFKSMHMYDIVVKNKNSFEVRDMMM; encoded by the coding sequence ATGTCAGGGGTTTGGGTGTTCAAGAACGGCGTGGTGCGTCTAGTGGACGGTGCGGAGGCGATGGAGGGTGGACGACAAGGGTCAGGCGGACGACGTAAGGTGTTGGTTCACACAGCGAGCAATGAGATTATTACCTCTTACGCCGTTTTAGAGCGAAAGCTTAGTTCTTTGGGATGGGAGCGTTACTATGATGACCCTGACTTGCTTCAGTTTCACAAACGCTCCACCGTTCATCTTATCTCTCTACCTATGGATTTCAATAGGTTCAAGTCCATGCACATGTATGACATCGTTGTCAAGAACAAGAACTCCTTTGAAGTTAGGGACATGATGATGTAG
- the LOC127138533 gene encoding vesicle-associated membrane protein 724: MSQESFIYSFVARGTMVLGEYTEFTGNFPAIAAQCLQKLPSSNNKFTYNCDHHTFNFLVEDGYAYCVVAKESVSKQISIAFLERVKADFKKRYGGGKADTAIAKSLNKEFGPIMKEHMKYIIDHAEEIEKLLKVKAQVSEVKSIMLENIDKAIDRGENLTVLSDKTETLRSQAQDFRKQGTQVRRKMWYQNMKIKLVVLGILLFLVLVIWLSVCGGFDCSN, encoded by the exons ATGAGTCAGGAATCGTTCATATACAGTTTCGTGGCTCGTGGAACGATGGTGTTAGGTGAGTACACCGAGTTTACCGGGAACTTCCCTGCCATTGCAGCTCAGTGTCTTCAGAAACTACCTTCTTCAAATAACAAGTTCACCTACAACTGTGACCACCACACCTTCAATTTTCTGGTTGAAGATGGTTATG CTTACTGTGTTGTTGCCAAAGAATCTGTAAGCAAGCAGATATCTATTGCATTCCTTGAACGAGTCAAAGCTGACTTTAAGAAAAGATATGGTGGTGGAAAAGCAGATACAGCTATTGCCAAAAGTTTGAACAAGGAATTTGG ACCAATTATGAAAGAACACATGAAGTATATCATTGATCACGCTGAAGAGATTGAAAAGCTATTAAAAGTGAAGGCCCAAGTTTCAGAAGTTAAAAGCATCATGTTAGAAAATATAGATAAG GCTATTGATAGAGGAGAAAACCTAACCGTTCTTTCCGACAAAACCGAGACATTGCGTTCACAG GCTCAAGATTTCAGAAAGCAAGGAACACAGGTCCGTCGCAAGATGTGGTATCAGAACATGAAAATTAAATTGGTTGTTCTTGGAATTCTGTTGTTTCTGGTCCTGGTTATCTGGCTCTCTGTTTGTGGTGGATTTGATTGTTCAAATTAG
- the LOC127108647 gene encoding uncharacterized protein LOC127108647: MVNRDQDADEVIHRVRRENMMENDLTTMIERIMAHNGLNTGLRRPNYSSPLSEYVLQTKLPRGCKIPKFTKFSGDTSESTIEHIARYMTEAGDLANSENLRMKYFPSSLMKNAFTWFTTLPPNSIATWPHLERLFHEQFYMGQTKISLKELASIKRKFTEPINDYLNRFRLLKSRCFAIVPEHKLVEMAAGGLDYSIRKKLDTQYLRDMAQLADRVRQVERLKAEKARANKNYNKERVAYVEFEDGESEIPNDPYGLEEFEVDLAELKESPPYALKDGQMIVPPNTKIPPLEQRKKRGFCKYHNFLGHKTSQCFLFRDLIQNAIKDGRLKFANKGKNQMKVDADPLNIADTNYAEPVEINMIDI, encoded by the exons ATGGTTAATAGAGACCAGGATGCAGACGAAGTAATTCATAGGGTTAGGCGGGAAAACATGATGGAAAATGACTTAACTACTATGATAGAGAGAATCATGGCCCATAATGGTCTGAATACAGGACTTCGACGGCCAAATTATTCCTCTCCTTTATCAGAATATGTCCTACAAACTAAATTACCAAGGGGTTGTAAAATCCCTAAGTTCACTAAattctcaggggacactagtgaaTCCACTATAGAACATATAGCCAGATACATGACTGAGGCAGGGGATTTGGCGAATAGTGAGAACCTAAGAATGaaatatttccctagttcttTAATGAAGAACGCCTTCACGTGGTTTACAACTTTGCCACCAAATTCCATAGCTACTTGGCCTCATTTGGAAAGATTGtttcatgaacaattctacatgggccAAACTAAGATAAGTCTTAAAGAATTAGCCAGTATCAAAAGGAAATTCACTGAACCTATAAATGATTATCTGAATAGGTTCCGTTTGTTGAAATCTAGATGCTTTGCAATAGTGCCTGAACACaagttggtcgaaatggccgctggAGGTTTAGACTACTCCATCAGGAAAAAGTTGGATACCCAGTATCTAAGAGATATGGCCCAATTAGCAGACAGGGTTCGACAGGTCGAACGCTTAAAAGCTGAAAAGGCCAGAGCGAATAAGAATTATAATAAAGAGAGGGTTGCTTATGTAGAATTCGAAGATGGGGAGTCTGAAATCCCTAATGACCCTTATGGTCTTGAGGAATTCGAAGTAGATTTGGCTGAATTAAAAGAATCACCACCTTATGCCT TAAAAGATGGCCAAATGATAGTGCCTCCTAATACCAAAATTCCTCCGTTAGAACAACGAAAGAAAAGAGGCTTCTGTAAATATCACAATTTTTTAGGCCATAAAACCTCACAAtgctttcttttcagggatcttattCAGAATGCAATTAAGGATGGCCGCCTCAAGTTCGCTAACAAGGGAAAAAACCAGATGAAGGTTGACGCTGATCCCCTCAACATTGCTGACACAAATTATGCTGAACCTGTCGAAATCAACATGATTGACATATGA